A genome region from Nitrospira sp. includes the following:
- a CDS encoding helix-turn-helix transcriptional regulator, which translates to MSHIGSLVRAWRVSQKCSESALAERAGIATSLLEALEAEQADPNASTLEALAGALKIPLPWLFIHPTDLDLLCKDDDDEPAPLSTLTGSDPVLERILVAAGHDRSLYVLLTALMQSGEPKLLRAAEVSLRSLVKQSKQATVPWQSRPPGHFEPPSD; encoded by the coding sequence ATGTCACACATCGGTTCATTGGTTCGTGCCTGGCGAGTCTCACAAAAATGTTCCGAGTCGGCGCTCGCCGAACGGGCCGGCATCGCAACGTCTCTGCTGGAAGCGCTCGAGGCGGAACAGGCCGATCCCAACGCCTCAACATTGGAAGCGCTGGCCGGCGCACTCAAGATTCCTCTCCCCTGGCTCTTTATCCACCCCACTGATTTGGACCTGCTGTGTAAAGACGATGACGATGAGCCGGCTCCCCTGTCCACTTTAACCGGGAGCGACCCCGTCCTTGAGAGAATTCTCGTGGCGGCCGGACATGACCGGTCGCTGTACGTCCTCCTGACGGCACTCATGCAAAGTGGCGAGCCCAAACTGCTGCGCGCCGCAGAGGTGAGCCTGCGAAGCCTCGTCAAACAATCCAAGCAGGCCACGGTCCCCTGGCAATCGCGCCCGCCGGGACATTTTGAGCCGCCCAGCGATTAG
- the tsaB gene encoding tRNA (adenosine(37)-N6)-threonylcarbamoyltransferase complex dimerization subunit type 1 TsaB, with the protein MKTQSVQYVLAIDTATAWQTVALLQHDQVLALVEQDAQGSHARSLMGAIDRALREAGVTLKDLQGLAVSIGPGSFTGLRVGLATLLGFRAVMGTPIVTVPTLEALAWNLRDVKGLLVPVLKSRHNEVYWAVYEWLPGTGLRTHIAEQVGPPASVARALQGAKACTVFGDGWQAYEKDIREAIDAAGGQVREVRPEQQRPSAVSVGLAGQQRLGAGHVEGQQLVPRYVQRTEAEVKFDEQQGVSALERRRQRVASKLAQGRRARGRKEADPRARK; encoded by the coding sequence ATGAAGACACAATCAGTGCAGTATGTGCTGGCAATCGATACGGCGACAGCCTGGCAGACTGTCGCGCTGCTTCAGCATGACCAGGTGTTGGCTCTCGTCGAACAGGATGCTCAAGGCTCCCATGCACGGTCCTTGATGGGTGCAATTGATCGCGCATTACGCGAAGCCGGAGTCACGTTGAAGGACCTGCAAGGCCTGGCCGTGTCCATCGGACCGGGGTCGTTCACGGGTCTCCGTGTGGGGCTGGCCACTCTGTTGGGGTTTCGCGCCGTGATGGGGACTCCCATCGTGACGGTGCCGACGTTGGAAGCGCTGGCCTGGAACCTGCGCGACGTCAAGGGGCTGCTGGTGCCGGTTCTCAAGAGTCGGCACAATGAAGTCTATTGGGCCGTCTATGAATGGCTGCCGGGAACGGGTTTACGTACCCATATCGCGGAGCAGGTGGGGCCTCCTGCTTCGGTGGCTCGGGCGTTACAGGGCGCCAAGGCCTGCACGGTGTTTGGCGACGGTTGGCAAGCCTATGAAAAGGACATACGGGAGGCTATTGACGCGGCAGGCGGGCAGGTGCGGGAAGTCAGGCCGGAACAGCAACGTCCTTCGGCCGTGAGTGTCGGCCTCGCAGGCCAGCAGCGCTTGGGGGCAGGACACGTTGAGGGGCAGCAGTTGGTGCCTCGCTATGTGCAACGCACGGAAGCCGAGGTGAAGTTCGATGAGCAGCAGGGGGTGTCGGCCCTCGAACGGCGCCGACAACGGGTTGCCAGCAAATTGGCGCAGGGTCGGCGGGCACGTGGTCGAAAAGAGGCCGATCCACGAGCTCGGAAGTAG
- the tatC gene encoding twin-arginine translocase subunit TatC encodes MLAPLAAHIQSLKKRLLIIVVTLAVAFATAFAYSSEMVAWLNRPFPNQLVFYGPTEALFASIKVSFLAGIILSLPMVFYQCWKFIEPALLPKEQRWAIPLLLLAALLFALGLIFCNLVILPLVIDFFVSFGMDRDITPALGVGTYIDFNVKFLLIFGCAFELPLVLTLLSRVGVVSAAVLAHYRKHAIMAALIISAIVTPDATLFTMLLMAVPLMVLYEIGIIGAKIFGRAAGPSPDMNLPLDPDIPIGTAGHRVR; translated from the coding sequence ATGCTCGCACCACTGGCCGCCCATATTCAGTCGCTCAAGAAGCGGCTTCTGATCATCGTGGTGACCTTGGCGGTCGCGTTTGCCACGGCGTTTGCCTACTCCTCCGAGATGGTCGCCTGGCTCAATCGTCCGTTTCCCAATCAGCTGGTGTTCTACGGACCGACGGAAGCGCTGTTCGCATCCATCAAAGTGTCGTTTCTGGCAGGTATTATCCTCAGCCTGCCGATGGTCTTCTATCAGTGTTGGAAGTTTATCGAGCCAGCGTTGCTCCCGAAGGAGCAGCGCTGGGCGATCCCCTTGCTCCTGCTCGCGGCGCTGCTGTTCGCGCTCGGCCTGATTTTTTGCAATCTCGTGATCCTGCCGCTGGTCATCGACTTCTTCGTCAGCTTCGGAATGGATCGGGACATCACCCCTGCGCTCGGTGTGGGGACCTATATCGACTTCAACGTCAAATTTCTCCTGATCTTCGGCTGCGCCTTTGAACTGCCGCTGGTGTTGACCCTGCTCTCGCGTGTGGGTGTCGTGTCGGCTGCGGTGTTGGCCCACTATCGCAAACATGCCATCATGGCGGCGCTCATCATTTCGGCTATCGTGACCCCGGATGCTACGCTCTTCACCATGTTGCTGATGGCCGTCCCGCTCATGGTACTCTATGAAATCGGGATTATCGGCGCCAAGATTTTCGGGCGGGCCGCAGGGCCGTCGCCTGACATGAATCTACCGCTCGACCCGGATATACCCATCGGCACAGCCGGTCATCGCGTGCGGTGA
- a CDS encoding oligopeptide transporter, OPT family has protein sequence MMRKQDAPTEPVDVPLVPATVTLPEITLKAVVLSIVLAAVLAGANAYLGLFAGMTVSASIPAAVVSMAVLRLFRQSNILENNIVQTAASSGEALAAGVIFTIPGLLLIGYWTTFDYWQTFTVSLVGGVLGVLFTIPLRRALIIHARLRFPEGLATAEVLKVGASSDAGAGGRIRLLLGAAALGGGFKFAEGGLKLWSESLEGAFQLGRSTLYGGLNLSPALVAVGYIIGLNTAVVVFFGGAIGWLVLLPLYQAIVASPEGLTGVAAAKATWSGQIRYIGIGAMLVGGVWTLVQVRGAIFDSLRQLMTLYADRHHTGEESKLPRTERDAGVAWLIGLTVAALVPMVFLYQDLLGHNLLGGVGLTLLMVVTAFLFSAVAGYMAGLVGSSSNPVSGVTIATIMLASLLLLGILGKGNPAGPAAALLVGAVVCCAAAMGGDNLQDLKTGHVVGATPWKQQVMQVIGVATGAVVIVPVLSLLQAKYGIGEVTAAHPHPLSAPQATLMANLANGVFGGSLPWHLVGVGMVLGVVVIHLDRRQARRGAALRFPVLAVALGMYLPLKLSATIMFGGLLAESVRRSRGAAEVPAEDHGLLCAAGLVTGEALVGILLALPIALSSIWAGLSGDPFQLFADPPLGGWPGLVALALVGLLLVRAGQSNGTGVEIGRTSDRC, from the coding sequence ATGATGCGCAAGCAGGACGCGCCAACGGAGCCGGTGGATGTGCCGCTTGTTCCCGCCACGGTGACGCTTCCGGAAATCACGCTGAAAGCGGTCGTCTTGTCGATTGTGCTGGCTGCAGTGCTAGCCGGAGCCAACGCCTATCTGGGTTTGTTTGCCGGCATGACGGTGTCTGCCTCCATTCCAGCCGCCGTCGTCTCGATGGCGGTGCTGCGTCTCTTCCGTCAGTCGAATATTCTCGAAAACAATATCGTCCAAACCGCCGCCTCGTCAGGTGAGGCGTTGGCGGCCGGCGTGATCTTCACCATTCCAGGGCTGCTCCTCATCGGCTATTGGACCACCTTCGACTACTGGCAAACATTCACGGTCTCGCTGGTCGGTGGGGTGCTCGGGGTGTTGTTTACTATTCCTCTGCGTCGCGCTCTGATTATTCACGCTCGACTGCGTTTTCCCGAAGGACTCGCGACGGCGGAAGTCTTGAAGGTCGGCGCTTCGTCGGATGCCGGTGCCGGCGGCAGGATTCGTCTTTTGCTGGGCGCTGCGGCGCTGGGTGGTGGATTCAAGTTTGCCGAGGGAGGATTGAAGCTCTGGAGCGAGTCGCTGGAAGGGGCGTTTCAGCTCGGGCGGTCGACGCTGTATGGCGGGCTGAACCTGTCACCGGCGTTGGTGGCAGTCGGGTACATCATCGGGCTCAACACGGCGGTCGTTGTCTTCTTCGGCGGAGCGATCGGCTGGCTGGTCCTGTTGCCGCTGTATCAGGCGATCGTTGCGTCGCCGGAGGGGTTGACTGGTGTGGCGGCGGCAAAGGCGACCTGGAGCGGGCAGATTCGCTACATCGGCATCGGCGCGATGCTGGTGGGTGGTGTATGGACCCTGGTGCAAGTGCGCGGCGCGATCTTCGACAGTCTACGTCAACTCATGACGTTGTACGCCGATCGTCACCACACTGGTGAGGAATCGAAACTGCCGCGCACGGAGCGCGATGCAGGTGTGGCTTGGTTGATCGGACTGACGGTGGCCGCGCTGGTTCCGATGGTTTTCTTGTATCAAGATCTGTTGGGGCACAACCTGCTCGGTGGCGTCGGCCTGACCCTGCTCATGGTCGTGACGGCGTTTTTGTTTTCTGCCGTGGCGGGGTATATGGCCGGCCTCGTGGGCAGCTCGAGCAATCCGGTTTCCGGTGTGACCATCGCCACTATCATGCTCGCCTCGCTGTTGCTGCTGGGCATCTTGGGGAAGGGCAATCCGGCCGGTCCGGCTGCGGCGCTATTGGTGGGGGCGGTCGTGTGTTGCGCTGCGGCGATGGGCGGCGACAATTTGCAGGATTTGAAAACCGGGCATGTGGTCGGCGCGACCCCCTGGAAGCAGCAGGTGATGCAGGTGATCGGCGTGGCGACGGGCGCGGTCGTGATTGTCCCGGTGCTGTCTCTGCTACAGGCGAAATATGGGATCGGTGAGGTGACGGCTGCCCATCCTCATCCACTCTCGGCTCCCCAGGCCACGCTCATGGCCAACCTTGCCAACGGCGTCTTCGGCGGCTCCTTACCCTGGCATCTGGTCGGAGTCGGAATGGTGCTGGGTGTCGTCGTGATTCATCTCGACAGGCGGCAGGCACGACGCGGTGCTGCCCTTCGTTTCCCTGTCCTGGCGGTGGCGCTTGGCATGTACTTGCCGCTGAAACTTTCAGCAACGATCATGTTCGGCGGTCTGCTGGCTGAGTCTGTGCGCAGGAGCCGGGGCGCGGCAGAGGTTCCGGCTGAAGATCACGGGCTGTTGTGTGCGGCCGGGTTGGTGACCGGTGAAGCATTGGTTGGGATTTTGCTGGCGCTGCCCATTGCCCTCAGTTCGATTTGGGCTGGTTTATCGGGAGATCCCTTTCAGCTGTTTGCCGATCCGCCGCTGGGCGGCTGGCCTGGGCTGGTCGCGTTAGCACTCGTGGGTCTGTTGCTTGTGCGGGCGGGGCAATCGAACGGGACGGGTGTTGAGATTGGAAGGACGAGTGATCGATGCTGA
- a CDS encoding TolC family protein, with protein MRRLSRHTVLLTLTTLALTALLTSASQAEETEPPLTLPHGSFLGVQRAVDIAVKNHPMLLEGAANLKASEARTEQARSLYYPQVYANANTIAGAGVSNPRFMVGGGLLRENQSTFTGGVIANQRIYDFGYTSNLVESSKLAERAQGQDVSARRALVLLYVQRAYLNSLKRKRLVQIAEETVRERGIIAGQIETLYRQQLKSKLDFDLAHVELVNAQSLLVRSRNDLKASYADLNRTMGIVGADDYVLEDISVEVRPQKTLESLINESLSHPEVKRAKEQTASADARLTATKRQYLPTVSAIASGGTFDPFDARQNQQTGGWWMAGAMVSMPLFTGFLIENQVVEANANRQAASAATSNIEQALTQQVTNAYLDTLTFAQQITLAEEQVKTAQEALQLSKQRYKLGLGTVVEVTQSEVAVTAAQTRLAETQFDYKIAEVTLAYTSQGDDTGHALLLSRVSPPSPDAVGPHPAN; from the coding sequence ATGAGACGCTTGTCGCGCCATACGGTCCTTCTGACACTGACAACACTGGCCTTGACCGCGCTGTTGACCTCTGCCTCGCAGGCCGAGGAGACAGAACCGCCCCTGACGTTGCCCCACGGCAGCTTTCTGGGCGTACAGCGCGCCGTCGATATTGCGGTGAAAAACCACCCCATGCTGCTCGAAGGCGCGGCGAATCTGAAAGCCTCGGAAGCGCGCACCGAACAGGCTCGCTCCCTCTACTACCCGCAAGTCTATGCGAACGCCAACACGATAGCAGGCGCCGGGGTGAGCAACCCGCGCTTCATGGTCGGCGGTGGATTGCTCCGTGAAAACCAGTCCACCTTCACCGGCGGCGTGATCGCCAACCAACGCATCTACGACTTCGGCTACACGAGCAATCTGGTGGAGTCGAGCAAACTCGCCGAACGCGCACAGGGACAAGATGTCAGTGCTCGCCGCGCCCTGGTGTTGCTGTATGTGCAACGAGCCTACCTGAATAGTCTCAAGCGGAAGCGGCTGGTCCAGATTGCGGAAGAAACCGTCCGAGAGCGCGGGATCATCGCCGGGCAGATCGAAACCCTCTATCGCCAACAACTGAAATCGAAGCTCGACTTCGATCTGGCGCATGTGGAGCTGGTCAATGCGCAATCGCTTCTGGTGCGCAGCCGCAACGATTTGAAAGCCAGCTATGCCGATTTGAACCGGACCATGGGCATTGTCGGAGCCGACGACTACGTTCTCGAAGATATTTCCGTGGAGGTGCGACCGCAGAAGACACTGGAGAGCCTGATCAACGAAAGCCTGTCGCATCCGGAAGTGAAACGCGCGAAGGAACAGACTGCATCAGCCGATGCGAGGCTGACCGCGACCAAACGCCAGTACCTGCCGACGGTCTCGGCGATCGCCAGTGGCGGCACCTTCGATCCTTTCGATGCCCGCCAGAACCAGCAGACCGGCGGCTGGTGGATGGCCGGCGCGATGGTGTCGATGCCCCTCTTCACCGGATTTCTGATCGAGAATCAGGTCGTGGAGGCCAACGCCAATCGTCAGGCCGCCTCCGCTGCAACCAGCAACATCGAACAGGCGTTGACGCAACAGGTGACCAACGCCTACCTCGACACCCTGACCTTCGCGCAACAAATTACCCTGGCTGAAGAACAGGTCAAGACGGCGCAGGAAGCCTTGCAGCTTTCAAAGCAACGCTACAAACTGGGGCTAGGCACGGTGGTGGAAGTGACCCAATCCGAAGTGGCGGTGACGGCGGCACAAACCCGGCTCGCAGAAACTCAATTCGACTACAAGATCGCGGAAGTCACGCTGGCCTATACCTCGCAAGGCGACGACACAGGGCACGCGCTGTTATTAAGTCGCGTCAGCCCCCCTTCACCGGATGCCGTGGGCCCGCACCCAGCCAATTAG
- a CDS encoding class I SAM-dependent rRNA methyltransferase, whose protein sequence is MTQPATGSLARVRLTPERETPRYYGHLWVFDSNVAEVLGTPAPGDLVDVYTHQKRFFGRGLFNPHSKIRIRMLTFQDEPINDDFFAARLRAAVALRRTVASHATACRLVHGESDLLPGLVVDRFADVAVMQTLGYGMDLRKELLGDLLVQEAGVKTVYLRNDAKSRTLEGLPLVKGFLRGDGATTVNIHEGKAQFTVDIAEGQKTGWFCDQRENRIAAALFAKGNTVLDAFCHTGGFGIQAALAGAQSVEGLDVSASAVALAQAHAEQNQVAARCQYRQADAFEELRVLERNNQRYDLVILDPPAFARSKKAVPHAIAGYKEVNLRGLRLLQPGGVLVTCSCSQPITDDDFWKMLQAAARDARRQIRLLEQRGQGPDHPVLAGMPETRYLKCYIVQVL, encoded by the coding sequence ATGACACAGCCTGCGACTGGTTCCCTGGCGAGAGTCCGACTGACACCTGAACGCGAAACCCCACGGTATTATGGCCACCTCTGGGTCTTTGATAGCAACGTGGCCGAGGTGCTGGGCACACCGGCCCCCGGCGACCTCGTCGATGTCTACACCCACCAGAAACGGTTCTTCGGGCGCGGCCTCTTTAATCCCCATTCCAAGATCCGCATCCGCATGCTCACGTTTCAGGACGAGCCGATCAACGACGATTTTTTTGCCGCGCGTCTCCGGGCTGCCGTGGCACTCCGTCGAACGGTGGCGTCCCATGCCACGGCTTGCCGTCTTGTGCATGGGGAGAGTGATCTCTTGCCGGGGCTGGTCGTAGACCGGTTTGCCGATGTGGCCGTGATGCAGACCCTGGGGTACGGCATGGACCTGCGAAAAGAACTCTTAGGCGACCTGTTGGTGCAGGAAGCTGGGGTCAAGACGGTCTACTTGCGGAATGATGCCAAGAGTCGCACGTTGGAGGGCCTGCCGTTGGTGAAAGGATTTCTGCGTGGTGATGGCGCCACGACCGTGAACATTCATGAGGGGAAGGCTCAGTTTACGGTGGATATTGCTGAGGGGCAGAAGACCGGCTGGTTCTGCGATCAACGCGAAAATCGGATCGCCGCGGCCCTCTTCGCAAAAGGGAACACAGTGTTGGACGCCTTTTGTCACACCGGCGGGTTCGGGATCCAGGCCGCGCTGGCGGGCGCGCAATCGGTGGAGGGGTTGGATGTGAGCGCCTCCGCCGTGGCGTTGGCTCAGGCGCATGCGGAGCAGAATCAGGTGGCTGCTCGGTGTCAGTATCGCCAGGCCGATGCGTTTGAAGAGTTGCGTGTGCTCGAGCGGAACAATCAACGGTACGACCTCGTCATTCTCGATCCACCGGCGTTCGCGCGCAGCAAGAAGGCCGTGCCTCATGCCATTGCCGGGTATAAGGAAGTCAATTTGCGCGGACTTCGACTCCTTCAGCCTGGAGGCGTGCTGGTCACCTGTTCCTGTTCGCAACCGATCACGGACGACGATTTCTGGAAGATGCTGCAGGCTGCGGCACGGGATGCGCGCCGGCAGATCAGATTGCTTGAACAACGCGGACAGGGCCCGGACCATCCGGTGCTCGCCGGCATGCCGGAAACGCGGTATCTGAAATGTTATATCGTGCAGGTGCTCTGA
- a CDS encoding peptidylprolyl isomerase: MTAQAGSPVATISVTSKGEAWGEIVLRLFPDVAPNHVKNFVDLAKKGFYNGTTFHRVIPGFMIQGGDPNSKNPDRASHGMGGPGHNVKAEFNSKPHKRGTLSMARANDPDSAGSQFFICVNDANFLDWQYTAFGEVQSGLEVVDKVVGAKRDGRDNPLERVEMTVTITE; encoded by the coding sequence ATGACGGCACAAGCAGGTTCACCAGTCGCGACCATTTCCGTAACATCCAAGGGCGAAGCATGGGGCGAGATCGTGCTGCGCTTGTTTCCGGACGTGGCGCCCAATCACGTGAAGAATTTCGTGGATCTGGCCAAAAAAGGCTTCTACAACGGCACGACCTTTCACCGGGTCATCCCCGGGTTCATGATTCAGGGCGGCGATCCCAACAGCAAGAATCCGGACCGTGCCTCGCACGGGATGGGTGGTCCCGGGCACAACGTGAAGGCGGAGTTCAACAGCAAGCCGCACAAGCGCGGCACCCTCTCCATGGCGCGCGCCAACGATCCGGACAGCGCGGGTTCCCAGTTTTTCATCTGCGTCAACGATGCCAACTTTTTAGACTGGCAGTATACGGCATTCGGTGAAGTGCAGAGCGGGCTGGAAGTGGTCGATAAGGTGGTCGGCGCCAAGCGCGACGGGCGGGACAATCCGCTGGAGCGCGTTGAAATGACCGTGACGATTACCGAGTAG
- the rimI gene encoding ribosomal protein S18-alanine N-acetyltransferase — MASDSVVIVPATAAVLDEVLAIEQACFSAPWSRKMLAAELSGNQFAQFLIAKCPDPRSGALVIAGYFCFWIVFEEVRLMNLAVLPAFRRQGIGRRLVCTALQAGLTRGASRAMLEVRASNQGALTLYDRLGFRQIAVRSRYYVNPDEDAVLMEMTPLRLGPLCEQP; from the coding sequence ATGGCGTCCGATTCGGTGGTGATTGTACCGGCGACCGCTGCGGTGCTCGATGAGGTGTTGGCCATTGAACAGGCTTGCTTCTCGGCCCCCTGGTCGCGCAAAATGTTAGCAGCCGAGTTGTCCGGTAATCAATTTGCGCAGTTCCTCATCGCGAAGTGTCCTGACCCCCGGTCAGGCGCCCTCGTGATTGCCGGGTATTTTTGTTTTTGGATCGTGTTCGAGGAAGTGCGCTTGATGAACCTGGCCGTACTTCCTGCGTTTCGCCGGCAGGGTATCGGGCGGCGGCTGGTCTGTACCGCATTGCAGGCCGGACTGACGCGGGGGGCCAGTCGGGCGATGTTGGAGGTGCGGGCGTCGAATCAGGGGGCATTGACGCTCTATGATCGGTTGGGGTTTCGTCAGATTGCCGTGCGGTCGCGCTATTATGTGAATCCCGACGAAGATGCGGTGCTCATGGAAATGACGCCGCTCCGGTTGGGGCCTTTGTGCGAGCAGCCGTAG
- a CDS encoding RNA methyltransferase: protein MLPTLGYLLTFSPRTVSRNFLSHIRDVVKTKRTRDREGVFVLEGTKPILELVQSAPQRIVCLIVTPSFLDRQPPEVSQQVLDSGCTVHSCPEHTLAQLSDVETSTGVLAIVHQPSWNQSAILAQPKIFGLYGDMLQDPTNMGTIIRTAAGLNVSALWLAPHSVDVFNPKVVRATAGALFQLPIFPQTSLEELQNLDCAIFAADAGTSEGCVPIRAIRSIPARTVLAIGSESRGLSEPVLDVATVRFTIPLKPGVESLNAAAAASIALFQLSGLPVDSPAA, encoded by the coding sequence GTGTTGCCGACCCTTGGATATCTGTTGACCTTCTCACCTCGCACCGTCTCCCGCAACTTTCTCTCGCACATACGAGATGTCGTCAAGACGAAGCGTACGCGTGACCGCGAGGGCGTGTTCGTGTTGGAAGGCACAAAACCCATTCTTGAATTAGTGCAGTCGGCGCCGCAGCGCATTGTCTGCCTCATCGTCACCCCCAGTTTTCTCGACCGGCAACCGCCGGAAGTCAGCCAGCAGGTGTTGGACAGTGGCTGTACCGTTCACAGTTGTCCCGAGCATACGCTGGCGCAATTGTCCGATGTCGAGACATCGACCGGGGTACTGGCCATCGTCCATCAACCCAGTTGGAACCAGTCTGCGATCCTCGCGCAACCGAAGATATTCGGTCTCTACGGGGACATGCTGCAGGACCCGACGAATATGGGGACGATTATTCGAACGGCGGCTGGACTCAACGTGAGTGCTCTGTGGTTGGCGCCCCATTCCGTCGATGTGTTCAACCCGAAAGTCGTGCGGGCCACCGCCGGCGCGCTCTTCCAGTTGCCCATCTTTCCTCAGACCAGTCTCGAAGAACTGCAGAACTTGGACTGCGCCATCTTTGCGGCTGACGCCGGAACCAGTGAGGGGTGCGTACCGATCCGGGCGATTCGGAGCATTCCCGCGCGTACGGTGTTGGCCATCGGCAGCGAAAGTCGGGGCCTCTCAGAGCCGGTTCTCGACGTGGCGACAGTCCGTTTCACTATCCCGCTGAAACCGGGTGTCGAGTCCCTCAATGCCGCCGCCGCCGCTTCCATCGCCCTGTTCCAGTTGTCCGGATTGCCGGTGGACTCACCGGCAGCGTAA
- a CDS encoding YdcH family protein, giving the protein MQTETAITERLRQSNTEFRELEESHHRLDAELSDLQRRHVLTPAEEVLKKQLQKEKLATKDKIAELIRLSR; this is encoded by the coding sequence ATGCAGACGGAGACGGCGATTACTGAACGGTTACGGCAGTCCAACACAGAATTCCGCGAGCTGGAAGAATCTCACCATCGCCTCGATGCCGAGTTGTCCGATTTGCAGCGGCGACATGTGCTCACGCCGGCGGAAGAAGTGTTGAAGAAACAGTTACAAAAAGAGAAGTTGGCCACTAAGGATAAGATAGCCGAACTCATCCGATTGTCGCGTTAG
- the radA gene encoding DNA repair protein RadA: MKAKTTFHCQACGHQALRWLGRCPDCGGWNTLKEERLPAAPKGRQGMPKTAMAVATPISDIEIVGEPRHSTGMGEFDRVLGGGVVPGSVMLVGGDPGIGKTTLLLQALPLLAAPGEQVLYVSGEESPRQIKMRGQRLGIDGKHLLILGETSLEQILKAIQEIQPAAVVVDSIQTVYTEQLTSAPGSISQVQEVAGQLMWFAKRSNVPVFIIGHVTKEGAIAGPRLLEHIVDTVLYFEGDKSHSFRILRAVKNRFGSTNEIGVFEMKDGGLEEVSNPSELFLAERPQRTTGSVVVSSLEGTRPILVELQALVSSTNYPMPKRMANGVEPNRLSLLLAVMEKRLGMHLSGQDVYVNVVGGIHIDEPAIDLGIVAAVTSSLRESPIDFTTLVMGEVGLGGEVRAISQAELRIREAAKMGFKRCLLPERNVAKLEPIAGIELIGIHEVGDALDVVLA; this comes from the coding sequence ATGAAGGCGAAGACGACGTTTCATTGCCAGGCGTGCGGCCATCAAGCGTTGCGATGGCTCGGGCGTTGCCCTGATTGTGGAGGCTGGAACACGCTCAAGGAAGAGCGCTTGCCGGCCGCTCCCAAAGGTCGCCAAGGCATGCCTAAAACAGCCATGGCGGTGGCGACGCCGATCTCCGACATCGAAATCGTGGGTGAGCCCAGGCATAGCACGGGGATGGGGGAGTTTGACCGTGTGTTGGGCGGCGGGGTAGTGCCCGGTTCTGTGATGTTGGTCGGCGGTGATCCCGGCATCGGCAAGACCACGCTGCTGTTACAAGCCTTGCCGCTGCTTGCGGCACCGGGGGAGCAGGTGCTGTACGTGTCAGGAGAAGAGTCGCCCCGGCAGATCAAGATGCGGGGGCAGCGTCTCGGCATCGACGGGAAACATCTGCTGATCCTCGGGGAAACGAGTCTCGAACAGATTCTCAAAGCCATCCAGGAAATCCAGCCGGCGGCCGTAGTCGTGGATTCGATTCAGACCGTCTATACAGAACAACTCACCTCGGCGCCGGGCAGTATCAGTCAGGTGCAGGAAGTCGCCGGGCAGCTCATGTGGTTCGCCAAGCGCAGCAATGTGCCGGTGTTTATCATCGGGCATGTCACGAAGGAGGGCGCCATCGCCGGCCCGCGCTTGTTGGAACACATCGTCGATACGGTGTTGTATTTCGAAGGGGATAAGAGCCACAGTTTCAGGATTTTGCGGGCCGTCAAAAATCGGTTCGGCTCAACGAACGAAATCGGCGTATTCGAGATGAAGGACGGTGGCTTGGAGGAAGTCAGCAACCCCTCCGAGTTGTTTCTCGCCGAGCGACCGCAGCGCACCACCGGCTCGGTGGTGGTGTCCAGCCTGGAGGGCACGCGGCCCATTCTCGTAGAACTGCAGGCGCTGGTATCTAGCACCAACTACCCCATGCCGAAACGCATGGCGAACGGTGTGGAGCCGAATCGTTTGTCGCTGCTGCTGGCCGTGATGGAAAAACGACTAGGCATGCACCTCTCAGGGCAGGATGTGTATGTGAATGTGGTTGGCGGGATTCATATCGACGAGCCGGCCATCGATCTGGGTATTGTGGCCGCGGTCACGTCGAGTTTGCGAGAGAGTCCGATCGATTTTACGACGCTCGTGATGGGTGAAGTCGGGTTAGGCGGTGAGGTGCGGGCGATCAGCCAGGCCGAACTACGGATTCGCGAGGCTGCAAAAATGGGATTCAAACGCTGTCTGTTGCCGGAACGGAACGTTGCAAAACTGGAACCGATCGCCGGGATTGAATTGATCGGCATTCATGAAGTGGGAGATGCGTTGGATGTGGTCCTGGCGTAA